A region of the Penicillium psychrofluorescens genome assembly, chromosome: 6 genome:
CAGAAAGCCGCGCTAGTGGCTTCAACGAGAACCGCGCCGACAGCAGCCATAATGGGATGTCCAACAGATGtcttctcggcgatgtcCTTGGTCGTAATAGCGGAAATGGCCTCGCATAGCCGACGGAACTCTTTGTCACATTTGGAAAAACTCGGATCGTCATCAATGGTTATGTCCAGAGTCATGAGACAATCTTTCAGCGCCTGGAAAGCACCGGTCGAGTTACCCAATTGTGCAAGCATGCGAGACTGCAAGATCCAGGAGGGAGCCTTGTCCACTGGACTTCGAGCATTGGAGAGCATGGATTCCAGCAAGCGACTGGCTTCGGCGTGTTGGCCCTGGAACAAATAGCCTTCAGCGGCGGAGGTAAATATCTGCAGTGTCTCGTCGTAGATCACATCTTCAGCGTCCTCGTTCCACATGTCCTCCTGTAGCAATTGGATGCAACTTGTGTAAGAGTTGATAGCGGTCGAGCGGAAACCGGTCTGACTTGCAGCTTTCGCATAGTCGAACAAAAACTTCCTGAAaggtcttcttcttgccacGGAGGCTTGGAATATCGGCGCTGATTCGATAATGGCGGATGCCAGCATGTTGCGATATTTGTCGTCATGGGAGTAATACCGAAACAGCACCTGTGCTTTGACAAAGTTCACATGATCCTGGTCTATTGTGTGGAATGACGCTGCCAGATTCATGTAGTGGTTGTATGTGAATGAAAAGACGTCATGATCCTGCGTGGGCACAACAACGTAGGCTTGGATGGTCGCCTGCAGACCTTGAATCATCTCCCGCTCAGACAAGCCAGACTCGGAACCCGTCTCATCGCTGCTGAGAAGCCTCTTGACCAGCTGAAACGAGAAAGTCATGCCCAAATGGGATGCCCAGGCCAGAATTGATTTGGCGACAGGCGATAAGCTACTCAAGCGCCTGATTAAGAAATCATCGAATATGGCGTCGTTATAGTCGTCCGCCTTGAAATGCTCAGAGATACGACCCAGATCAAACGACCACAGCCCTTCCTGATAGTCATAGCAGATGAATCCATGTTCATAGCAATCGTTCAATATTTCACGGACGTAAAAGGGGTTTCCACTAGTCCTAGCTTGAATGAGCGCCCCCAGCGGCAGGATAGCAGGGATAGGCAAACACAAGGTGCTCGCCACGTATTGCATCACGCTGTCCTCACTCAGTGGAGAGAGTGTGACGGCAGTAATACCAACATCTCTTCCGTTCCAAAGTTCTAGTTTGGTAAGCATGATGCAACATAGTAAGACAGCTCAGAATGAtaaatgaaaaaaaaaaagaaagacttGGGAAGTGGGGGCGAGGGGAGGATACCTTTATTGGTAGAGAGGTGATGGATATGTTTCAACATTTCAGATGAAGCGTTTTCGGGTCGGTAGGCCAAGATCAACACTACTCTGATTCTAGCCGAGACAATCTGGGTAATGAGTTCCAGCGAttcttcgtcggccaagTGAACATCGTCCAGGCAAAGACACACAAACTTGTATTGCGTAAAGGCTCGCAGGATATCCAGCAACGTTCGCACCAGAGGCAAAGACTTGGCCGAGGATCCTGTTCGAAGAAATTCCTGGGAACTCTCTGTACCAGTACTCTCgggaggaggatgccggTAGGGCAATGAATTGGTCGAACGAGCAGCACTGTTCGGCACCTGCTCAGGGCCCGATCCGAGAAGAAACTTGGGAAGGCCTAAAACCTTGTGCAGAGTATCCCACGCAGACCCGATATGATTCCGCAGCATTGGCAGGAAACTAGGCTCAATCGTATTTTCTGAAAAGGCCTGCTCGAACAGACTCGAAAACAGCTGCAGAACGGGACGCTGACGCTCTTTGGTTGCGAGATCAAACCGGGAGCTGGCAAAGAAACCTTTTCGTCGGGCTTCAATCTGCACCGACGTGATCAGTCGAGTCTTGCCCAAACCAGCCCCTCCCTCTATAGTGATAACCTCGCACCGTCCCTTCAGCGCCATCATGCGAAGCGCAGCTGTCTTTCCAGTATCTTCACTGGATCGGGAGCTTCCCTCGCCACTGCTGCTACCGATCGATGGGGTCGACAACGCCGACAATCGCTTCTCTGCCCCTTTCCCGTCTAAGGACACGCCGAACTCGCTGCCCTCGCTCGAGCCATGTTGCGAGTCTCCGGGGAAACGCATGCGGCTTTTATTGGCCATATGCGATTGGGCAATTCTAGCGGAGGTCACGGTTGTGGAACCCGGCAAGTTGGCAAATCCATCGGCCACGGTACGGGATTCTTTATCCCCCGGATTATCGCCTGATGGGGGAGGGACGGCGAACATCCCAAATTGGCCCTCCGGCACCGACAACAAGCGCGGTCCTTTGCCTCCCTGATACATTCTAAATATGCGGTTCAGGACTTCGACGATGGCATCCCGCTCGGTCGTCCGGCCCACCATCGTGCGCGGGAGCGTGAAGAATGGAGATACATCCTTGCTGGCAATCTCCCAGgtttccgcttcttccatATCTCCCGCCGCCAGCAACTTCCGCACCTTCACGAGGTCATGTCGCAGACCACTAACAGAGTTGTACCGCCCCAAAAGATTCTTTGCTGTCGCCTTGGCGATAACCCGAGCAATGATTTCCGGCACGTCGGGTCGCAAGGTCGATACTGACGGCAGCTCCTTTCCAAGAACCTCCCGAATGATGTCTGTGGGAGTCTTGTTCCCAAGTGAGACTTCGTGGACTAAAGCGCTCCACAGCAGGACGCCAAGGGAGTAGATATCGGCCCGATTGTCAGGCTGGATCGGCGCCTGCCCGGTCTGTTCGGGGCTCATGAGGGAGATGCTGGTCGCGGCATCGTTCTGGTTCGCCAGGACGGGAGAGCCGCCGCTTAGCCGGCCAGTGTCGTAGGCCCGAAAGCCCGCCCCGAGATGGATCAGTCTCACGCGGCCAGTCTCTTGACTGAAGTGAAATGCGTCCGCCCGGATCTGTCCATGGACAAGCTGCTGGCTGTGCAACATTTCGATGCACTCTGCCGCTCCGACGGCAAAATCTAGAAATGCGTGCAACGGCATGACCTCGCGCCGATCGGATGGATGTGAGCCCACATCCTCGGTCTCGTTATCACCCTCATCTCCTTCGGGACGCGAATGATACCAGATATCGCCGCAATCGACGAAGCGCAGGAGATCGTTGGGACCGGGGCTGTCGTATATGCAGATCAGGAGCGATGTGTCGTGGTCCTCGTTGAGGCTAGGTAATCGCTGCATCTCCACGGGCCGCAGGAGATATTTATGGTGGGAAGCGGCGATGGACGCCAGCGTCTGATATTCCTCTTGCATCCTTTCTTCCTGGACTAGATTATCACCAATTCGCGCCACCACTTCCATCGTTCTCTCCGACTCCTTACCCCCGACATTGCTGTCTCCGTCTGGGCCTTGTGAGACCGATGAATCGCTTAAGTCGTCGGGAGAGGAGGCATTTCGGAGGGGGGCGGTCTGCGCATAATCCGGACGGCTGGTACGGTCCAGGTGCTTGTTCCCGAAAACGTGCCTAAAGAGGCTTCAGCATGGGACTTTCTTTCCACCTCAGAACTGGGGTTCGGCCAACGCACCATACGCCATAGCTTGAGCGAAATTGCCTCGACTCGTCCCAGGTATAAGCGACCAAGCGATTCAGCTTATCCATCAGACCGATGGCAGGCCCTTGCGCCTCTTCGTGCGATACTAGGATTCCCCCAGAAAAAGATAAGGGGGGGTGAGGTTGAGGATCGGGATGGAGGATCAAGTGCCCGTCGGCGACATGGTCGTGGTGGTATTCCTTTGGTCGCGTCGAGATTCCCGGGAGGCTCTCCTGTCGTcaaacaaaggaaaaggaagcgCAAGGTCAAGCTGGTCCGGCCAATTACCGTGCACGTCCGCGCGGTAGGAAATGGGAATTGGAAAGCGGCAGAATGGCCACCATTGGAACCCGGCAAAACCGGTTTTGGTATTCGCTAAAATTATctcccgtcttcttctggcgTTCTTCGATAGCGTGAGCCCCGAAACCTATTGGATGTCGGATATGATGGATGAAATTACCTCCTAAGTGGATCCCACCGTGATCAATTTGGTCAACGGTCTAGCCTTCACCTTGTTTCACATATGCTTTCGATGGCAAGGTCACCCGGATACAAGGCTCTcgaaaaagagaaaaagaaaagaaaagaaaagaaaagaaaaagagagaaacgGAGGAGAACGGCGAAGGTTGGTCCTTTCGGGCTGCTCAGGCGGGGGGGAAAGAATGACCAGAATTTGGAGTGGGCCGCGGGACATGACAGCTTCCAGTTCCCATCGGGACTGatcttctccctccacaTATATCTATCTTGACCATCCATCCCCTGGCTCATCGATTCATCTTGCGCCTGGTTATCCTCTCAACTGGCCCCTTGTGCTGGTTCGAGCACAAGTCCCCACCCCCACAATGCCggaagacaagaagatgGCCCCGTACGTCGTCTTTTGATTTCTCTTTTCGTATTCCCTCTGTCTCTGCGATGGTATTTCCCTGCCGTTTTCTTGTTCGCTCCGTCTTTTCAAACACAGACCCAAACACACCCgtcctcctttctttcctaGTCTTCACTTTTTTGAGGAAGatttttgattttgatttcGTGTGCTCGGATCGGTCACCGAGCTTGCCAACCCCATCCTTGAACCCCAACTGACCCCCTCGTCTAGTCTCCGGCTGGGCTCGATTGCCCCCAACTTCCAAGCCGAAACCACCATCGGCCCCATCGACTTTCACGAGTGGGCGGGCAACGACTGGGtgattctcttctcccacccgGAGGATTACACCCCAGTCTGCACCACCGAGctggccgcgctggccaaATACGAGCCCGAGTTCACCAAGCGCCACGTCAAGCTCATCGGTCTCTCGGCCAACTCCATCGAGTCCCACGATGGCTGGATCAACGACATCGCCGAGATCGCGGGATGTGCCTTGAGCTTCCCTGTTATCGGCGATAAGGATCGCCAGATCGCCTACACCTACGACATGTGAGTGACTTCCTGCCTTCCCTTTCGCGCCTCTACCGAGGCCCCGCCAGTCACCGCCTGACGCGTGAGAACAGGCTGGACCACCAAGATACCACCAATGTGGATGCCAGAGGAATCGCCTACACCATCCGATCcgttttcatcatcgaccccAAGAAGGTCATCCGGCTGATCCAGGCCTATCCCGCCTCCACGGGCCGGAGCACGGCCGAACTGCTCCGCGTCGTGGATTCTTTACTTGCGACCGACAAGCATTCCATCAATACCCCTGTCAACTGGGAGCCCGGTGAGAATGTGGTCATCCCTTCCAGTGTGTCTGACGAGGATGCCAAGGCCCGGTTCCCAAACATACAGGTGGTCAAGCCGTACCTGCGGTTCGTCCCGTTGGCCAAGGATAAATTTGGGTCTGAGTGAAGATTGATGCCAGTATCGGCGTGAAGTGGGAGGGTTCGCCCCGCTGAGAGGGGATCAGACTTACGTATTTAATCATAACGTGGGCGCTCGAAATTGAGCTCGAACTCATGAACAATGGCCTAGCCTCTACTACAGTatgtgtgtgtatgtgtgtaTTCATTTAATTTCAACCCCTCGCCGAAGCGATATGCAGGCTACCACAGCTATAATGACTCGTGTACGTACATGTAGAGTGCCACTTTTTGAAACAGACTTAGAGCCTCGCGGAGGACAGTCGACGGTAACGTGACctggaaatatatatttcgACAACCTTGCTCGCAACGCCTAGCTTGCACTTGAACTGTCTTTTCACAACAGCTGATTGCCATACACCAACCTTTACAATATGAAAATAGACAAATGTGAAAGAAATTCCCAGCCGGAAATTAGGGCGTCGAAGCTACGGTTCCATCGTGGGTAATCCAGGATACGATGCAAATAGTGACAACGCAACTAAATCCGAGCATAACTGGCTACCTTTTCTGCAGAAGCGCCACGAATTCCTCTCTGGACTTTCCGCTCGACCGCATGCACCCTACCATATAACTGGTGGTTGTAGTACTTCCGACTTTTTGAACCCCGCGCATGACCATGCATAGATGGGAGGATTCCATAATCACCCCGACACCCTGGGGTTTGAGAGCGTCAGAAATGGTAATGGCAACCTGCTTGGTCAGGCGTTCTTGGATCTGAAGCCTGCGAGAAAGCATCTCGGCCAAACGGGCCAACTTGGAGAGACCTAGGACACGGCCGTTTGGGATGTACCCTATGTGTATCTACCTTGCGGGGTTATTACGATGTTCCGAATCTGAATCTGGGGGTTTACCTTTCCGATAAATGGAACCATATGGTGTTCGCAAAGAGAGAAGACATCGATGTCTCTCACTATAACGAGTTCGTCATAGTTTTCGTGGAAAACAGCTCCATTGAGCAAGTCTTGGACATTCTCCGAATATCCTTTGGTAAAATATAGCATGGCTTTGGCGTATCTCTCTGGTGTCGCACGTAAACCTTCTCTGTCTGGATCTTCTCCCACACACTCAAGGATTGTGCGTACAGCTTTTGCAAGCTTCTTGACTCGGTCTTCATAACCCTTCGTTGGTGACCCTGACTGTTGTGAGGCTTCGCGGCATAGGTGGTAAGACTTAGTTGAAGATGCACCTTGCACAGCCGGACATTCATGAGACAAGGTACTGATGGGAGTATCGCGACTAGGCAAGAATTAGAAGCCCTCCGAGAGAATGTACATCACTCAACATACTGTAGACTACCTGTCCCTTGAacctcctccgtcttctgGACAGAAGTATCAGCTATGGGGCTGGCGTTGGACATCTCAAGTGAGTCCAAATTAGTAGGAAAATGGGATAAAGCCGAAGTGTACACGGAAGAGTCCGGTTCTTGATGTACACAGGAGACATTATTTGGACAACCAGAGCCTGGGTTTGTCGACAAATATTGGGGGCAGTTGCGGTTCATCGTATACGACAGTTGATAACCCTAAGGGTGTAAACGGATGTTTGGGATCACAGTGAGAAGACGGGAGTAGAGAATGTTTGCCCTTGTTGATAGTGACGTATATCCCAGTTGTTCTGCACGAATCACTCCGTGACAAGTGATCAAAAAGTGACAAGTCATGCATAAACACCAGCTCATTTGGGAGGCCATGGCTTTTTGTACCACGTATGACCCCGCTTCAAGTGGCTTCGCTC
Encoded here:
- a CDS encoding uncharacterized protein (ID:PFLUO_009468-T1.cds;~source:funannotate), with product MDKLNRLVAYTWDESRQFRSSYGVWHVFGNKHLDRTSRPDYAQTAPLRNASSPDDLSDSSVSQGPDGDSNVGGKESERTMEVVARIGDNLVQEERMQEEYQTLASIAASHHKYLLRPVEMQRLPSLNEDHDTSLLICIYDSPGPNDLLRFVDCGDIWYHSRPEGDEGDNETEDVGSHPSDRREVMPLHAFLDFAVGAAECIEMLHSQQLVHGQIRADAFHFSQETGRVRLIHLGAGFRAYDTGRLSGGSPVLANQNDAATSISLMSPEQTGQAPIQPDNRADIYSLGVLLWSALVHEVSLGNKTPTDIIREVLGKELPSVSTLRPDVPEIIARVIAKATAKNLLGRYNSVSGLRHDLVKVRKLLAAGDMEEAETWEIASKDVSPFFTLPRTMVGRTTERDAIVEVLNRIFRMYQGGKGPRLLSVPEGQFGMFAVPPPSGDNPGDKESRTVADGFANLPGSTTVTSARIAQSHMANKSRMRFPGDSQHGSSEGSEFGVSLDGKGAEKRLSALSTPSIGSSSGEGSSRSSEDTGKTAALRMMALKGRCEVITIEGGAGLGKTRLITSVQIEARRKGFFASSRFDLATKERQRPVLQLFSSLFEQAFSENTIEPSFLPMLRNHIGSAWDTLHKVLGLPKFLLGSGPEQVPNSAARSTNSLPYRHPPPESTGTESSQEFLRTGSSAKSLPLVRTLLDILRAFTQYKFVCLCLDDVHLADEESLELITQIVSARIRVVLILAYRPENASSEMLKHIHHLSTNKELWNGRDVGITAVTLSPLSEDSVMQYVASTLCLPIPAILPLGALIQARTSGNPFYVREILNDCYEHGFICYDYQEGLWSFDLGRISEHFKADDYNDAIFDDFLIRRLSSLSPVAKSILAWASHLGMTFSFQLVKRLLSSDETGSESGLSEREMIQGLQATIQAYVVVPTQDHDVFSFTYNHYMNLAASFHTIDQDHVNFVKAQVLFRYYSHDDKYRNMLASAIIESAPIFQASVARRRPFRKFLFDYAKAASQTGFRSTAINSYTSCIQLLQEDMWNEDAEDVIYDETLQIFTSAAEGYLFQGQHAEASRLLESMLSNARSPVDKAPSWILQSRMLAQLGNSTGAFQALKDCLMTLDITIDDDPSFSKCDKEFRRLCEAISAITTKDIAEKTSVGHPIMAAVGAVLVEATSAAFWSDTLTFYQMTLVMVDTYLSHGLFPQAGMGLLQLAVIAITRDNAIAFASHCSELALALIKQSNDPRTRGRGIVLYSTFIDHIQHHVQSSLAPLEGALDFSIHAGDRTATILNYGLLATMKFFASENLAELESFCVYSCQDISSWQSDTPGGTILITIGQLCRTLQGKTNTRDSTGVMSDDEHNSAAYKYWLLRTIKNSDRPLMLYESMEIAPLFLYGHYERAVALGNSCLKKVNAIWSTRNTRFLMFFHSLSLAGCVWMRKQQPFNAEAALEEMANLARMLKYFKRKIEQWQAITDVNYLAWTKILSAQIAEMEHDQRAALCLYQEALDHASMHGFVFEEALANHLLAEHLMRQGSSRLGTFALKEAASLYQRIGATGVADHILYLYGLEQKAMGVSREAATQTEPDETSVRIRPQASEPGNEEKSSAGDSVGERTLHILDLTSILERSQVISSVLRVDELLRTMCTIVMESCHGTATVAAIITKENPAIEWAVAASGDAAGHIKVHHPPTPVGHSFLAAESIVNYCVRFREPAYLPDVLQDPRFSYVSEAWLAQNPSSKSVVAFPISRGGDEGDPLAVLYLEGPPNGFSYLNRVVLQLLVVQLGISYSNALTLKEVERVSTINQSMVDVQKKALAEAMAAEQKANIAKAEALHHAQLAEEAAKAKSSFLANISHELRTPLNGVIGNSELLLSSPLPGQQLQMADSIHMSAKLLLTVINDILDFSKIEANKVQLHIVSFDVDNMIREVVRSTTDFGNKRQFKNVRIIQDIQLPQSRVYGDPVRLQQILGNLIGNSLKFTETGSITIGSRADDETEDSARLSFWVTDTGIGIPAPLIQQLFKPFTQADASTARRFGGSGLGLSICKSLIDLMGGTIELKSVEDVGTTVSFSITFSKVNPGGSGTATPTEPTDDSLGSLDKAVPNRMDLSQISLSDLRICIAEDNLINQKITVQYLKKLGFAQVDAYNNGLEAVEGIQKKASAEQPYHIILMDVQMPVMDGYVATRRLRQNPMDAVRRILIIALTASAIQGDREKCLDSGMNDYLAKPFLLEALKKKFGKYLQI
- a CDS encoding uncharacterized protein (ID:PFLUO_009469-T1.cds;~source:funannotate), which codes for MPEDKKMAPLRLGSIAPNFQAETTIGPIDFHEWAGNDWVILFSHPEDYTPVCTTELAALAKYEPEFTKRHVKLIGLSANSIESHDGWINDIAEIAGCALSFPVIGDKDRQIAYTYDMLDHQDTTNVDARGIAYTIRSVFIIDPKKVIRLIQAYPASTGRSTAELLRVVDSLLATDKHSINTPVNWEPGENVVIPSSVSDEDAKARFPNIQVVKPYLRFVPLAKDKFGSE